The Peptacetobacter hiranonis DNA window GTATTCTATTATATCGTCTATTATCCAGTCTGGAGTAGATGCTCCAGCTGTTATTCCGACGTTTTCGTATTTTTTTATCTCTTCCACATCTAAATCATCTCTAGTTTCAATTGCAAAAGTAGGGCAAACCTCTTTACATATTCCAACTAATTTCTGAGTGTTTGAGCTGTGTTTTCCACCAATTACAACCATACAGTCCATTTCTGATGCAAGCTCTCTAGCTGCTTCCTGTCTAGCCTTAGTTGATGAACAAATAGTATTATTAAAATCAATCTTATCTGATTTCTGTTTTAATATATCAACCATATTTCCGTAAACTTCTAAATTCATAGTAGTCTGTGCAACTGAGCAGTAATCAACCTCAGGATCTAATTCTAACTCTTTTGCTTCATCTATAGTTTTTATAATTATAGCCGAGTTGTTGCACCATCCATTTATTCCTATAACCTCAGGGTGATTTTTATCACCTATTAAGATTATTTTCTTTCCTTTGTCGTAGTTTTCTTTAACTATATCGTGGATTTTTTTAACAAAAGGACATGTTGTATCCACTACTTCTAGTTCTTTTTCATCTGCTCTATCGTATATAGACTTAGACACACCATGAGATCTTATTATCATTTTAACATCACTTGGTATTTCCTCTATATCGTCAGCTGTCACTAGCCCTCTTTCCTCATACTTTTCAACTGCCTGTTTATTATGTATAAGTGGACCTAATGCGTATATCTGTTTATCATGTTCCTCGCATAACTCTCTCCATGCAAGTCCCATAGCTCTCTTAACACCAAAACAAAATCCTGCTTTTTCTGATATCTTTATATTCATAATTTCCTCCAATCGATGCTTAGGCGTTGTATTTTATTCCTTCAACATCTACTATTCCATCTGCCTGTTCACAGTAATTTTTAATAATTACCTGCATAACTTCTTCTGAGATTCTTTCGTGGTCTTCATTTGTCAATTTGGCTCTAAAATACTGGCTCATATCTATAGGTTCGCCTATATATATCTTAACTCTGCTGAATAATTTATAGCTAGAAATTACAGATATAGGCACTACATTTGCCTTTCCTTTAGATGCAAAAAGTGATAAACCTGCCTTTGCCTGACCAAATTCTTTTCCTTTTACCCTAGTTCCTTCTGGGAATAATCCTAGCACATAACCATCTTTTATAGCTCTTAAAATCTGCTTAACTGTTGAAATTCCAGTATTCTCTCTATCTATTGGTATAGTGTTTAATTTCTTTAAAATAAAACCTAGTATTTTATGGTCGAATAATTCCTTCTTAGCAACCGCTGCAACCTCTCTTGTAGTCATTGAAGATGCAACAAATATAGGATCTAGGTTTGATTTGTGATTCGCAGCTATTATAACATTTCCTTCAAGAGGTACATTTTCTATACCAATTACCTCATATTTGAAGAAAACCCTACAAAATAGACGAAGCACACTCAATGCAAAATCGTAAAACTTCATTATTTAATTTCTCCATTCTTATTTTTATTTAACTTTATAGTATACATGGTAAACTATTTTATTTTAGATACTACAGCCTCTACAACCTCGTCAATTCCAAGTCCAGTAGTGTCTATTTCTATAGCATCGTCTGCTTTTTTTAGAGGAGCAAATTCTCTATTAGAGTCTATCTCATCTCTTTTTTCTATATCTTTTATAATCTCTTCTAAAGTTCCTTCAAATCCCTTTTCACAAAGTTCTTTGTATCTTCTTCTTCCTCTTTCTTCAGGAGTCGCAACTAAGAAGAACTTGTAGTCTGCATTTGGGAATACATAAGATCCGATATCTCTACCGTCAAGTATTACATCATTTCTTGTTCCTATCTCTCTCTGAACATCTACCATTAAATATCTAACTTCTTTTATCTTAGCAACGTCAGAAACATTTGCACTTACTTCTCTAGTTCTTATCTTCTCGTTTACAACTTTTGAATCAAGATATATATTATTATCTCTAAAATCTATATCAGTTCTTTTAGCTACTTCTATTACAGCTTCCTCATTCTTAACATCAACGCCTTCAGATAAGCATTTGTATGTTACTGCTCTGTACATTGCTCCTGTGTCTATGTAGTTTATGTTTAGTTTTTTAGCTATTAATTTTGAAATAGTACTCTTTCCAGCTCCTGCTGGTCCATCTACTGCTATTATCATAATTACCACACTCTCCTCTTTTTTTATTCATCTTTTCCTGCTGCAAATCCTGTTGAGAATGCAATCTGTAGATTATACCCTCCAGTTTCTGCATCTATATCCAAAATCTCACCTGCAACGTGAAGATTTTTTATCTTTTTAGATTCCATAGTAGTAGAGTTGATATCCTTAACAGATACCCCTCCAGATGTTACTATAGCTGGCTCAATTCCTAATGTTGAAGTACAAGTCAGCTTCATTTCTTTTATAAGTGATACTAGCTTGTTTTCTAGTTTTTTAGGAAGTTCGTTGACTTTCATTTCCTCAACTCCTGCCTGTTCTGCAATAGCTTTTAAGAAATTCTGTGGAAGTATTCCTTTTAAATTTGTTATTACATTTCTATTTGGGAACTCCCTTATCGCTGCAACGATATCTTCTCTTGTGCTATTAGGTAGGCAGTCTAGTGTTATTTCTATATTTCCATCTTCCAATGCTTTATTTATATAAGAAGATAAAATTAAAACCGCCGGTCCACTTATTCCAAAGTGAGTAAATATCATATCGCCGCTCTGTTTTATCTTTTTCTTCTTAATCTTGCAAGATAATTCCACGTCTTTTAGCGAAATTCCCTGCATATTCATTATCCAAGATTCTTCTATCTTAAGTGGTACAAGTGCAGGAAGTGGCTCAACTATCTTATGACCGTATTTTTTTAGGATTTTGTACATATTTCCGTCTGATCCTGTATTTGAAAAACTTCTTCCTCCCGCTGCGACGATTACCTTGTCGCACTCAATCTTATCTCCATTGTCTAGGATAATTCCTTTAATTTCACCAATCTTGTCCTTTTTTGATAAAATCTGTTCCTCTGGGAACATATTTACATCTAAATCGGCAACTCTTTTATTGTAGTATATTTTAACATTTCTCTTTAAAAGCTCTTTGTTTAAAGCATCTATTAAATCTTCTGACTTGTCGTTTTCTGTATATACCTTAAAATCATTATCTTTTTCTATTTT harbors:
- a CDS encoding BaiN/RdsA family NAD(P)/FAD-dependent oxidoreductase — its product is MAKVVIIGGGAAGMMAAVSASQNANNEVILLERNGELGRKIKLTGGGRCNLTNAREIDDFFDKVVTNKRFLYSSFDAFSNKDLLGFFDRIGLKYKIEKDNDFKVYTENDKSEDLIDALNKELLKRNVKIYYNKRVADLDVNMFPEEQILSKKDKIGEIKGIILDNGDKIECDKVIVAAGGRSFSNTGSDGNMYKILKKYGHKIVEPLPALVPLKIEESWIMNMQGISLKDVELSCKIKKKKIKQSGDMIFTHFGISGPAVLILSSYINKALEDGNIEITLDCLPNSTREDIVAAIREFPNRNVITNLKGILPQNFLKAIAEQAGVEEMKVNELPKKLENKLVSLIKEMKLTCTSTLGIEPAIVTSGGVSVKDINSTTMESKKIKNLHVAGEILDIDAETGGYNLQIAFSTGFAAGKDE
- a CDS encoding lysophospholipid acyltransferase family protein, which produces MKFYDFALSVLRLFCRVFFKYEVIGIENVPLEGNVIIAANHKSNLDPIFVASSMTTREVAAVAKKELFDHKILGFILKKLNTIPIDRENTGISTVKQILRAIKDGYVLGLFPEGTRVKGKEFGQAKAGLSLFASKGKANVVPISVISSYKLFSRVKIYIGEPIDMSQYFRAKLTNEDHERISEEVMQVIIKNYCEQADGIVDVEGIKYNA
- the cmk gene encoding (d)CMP kinase yields the protein MIIAVDGPAGAGKSTISKLIAKKLNINYIDTGAMYRAVTYKCLSEGVDVKNEEAVIEVAKRTDIDFRDNNIYLDSKVVNEKIRTREVSANVSDVAKIKEVRYLMVDVQREIGTRNDVILDGRDIGSYVFPNADYKFFLVATPEERGRRRYKELCEKGFEGTLEEIIKDIEKRDEIDSNREFAPLKKADDAIEIDTTGLGIDEVVEAVVSKIK
- a CDS encoding 4-hydroxy-3-methylbut-2-enyl diphosphate reductase, translated to MNIKISEKAGFCFGVKRAMGLAWRELCEEHDKQIYALGPLIHNKQAVEKYEERGLVTADDIEEIPSDVKMIIRSHGVSKSIYDRADEKELEVVDTTCPFVKKIHDIVKENYDKGKKIILIGDKNHPEVIGINGWCNNSAIIIKTIDEAKELELDPEVDYCSVAQTTMNLEVYGNMVDILKQKSDKIDFNNTICSSTKARQEAARELASEMDCMVVIGGKHSSNTQKLVGICKEVCPTFAIETRDDLDVEEIKKYENVGITAGASTPDWIIDDIIEYLKSL